The Corythoichthys intestinalis isolate RoL2023-P3 chromosome 1, ASM3026506v1, whole genome shotgun sequence genomic interval GTAAATGGGTTAAGCTAGCTCATATACGTATAAGGTCTacctccgtcaatggcagtgaatgacttcATAGCAAAAAtagcaacatttttttcctcattaaaataactCATCGGATGCCATTGATGCCACTAGACATCCCAAATGGATGTCCCTCTAAACTGCGCATGTGCGCGAGTGATTGGATcatacaatccatttgaagtacttcaaatggattggacatctactagtgataagttCATTAAAATTCCAGGCAGATTGATGAAAATATCCAcataattggacatctattaccgtcaatggcagccaaatgtTTAATGCGCTGGATTATTAATTTGAAAATACAGGTGAAAAGATACAACTTGGACAAGGTGCTTGTGAAAGGAACCGTTACTCGCATCACCCCGGTGACTGAAGATGAACAAAGATCCAAGTCGAgaaataaaagagtaaaatatttcCGAGTCCAACTCGAAGATGGCATCGTGCTCAAAGCTCAACAGGTTGTCATGGCAACCGGGCCCACCCGTGCCCAGATGGCAAATATCCCGCAGTGGGTAACTCAAATAGAAGAGAATTATCCAGAAGAGCGTCTGCAACACACTGTGGACCTAATGCACTCATTATCCAGAAATCGGGAGAATGCTGATGATGTTACACAAGGTAAGATAGTTGTTTTAAAAGGGaagctttattttgaaagtctgTATATGTCTACGTTCATGTGTAGTATGTGAGGCAGGCCAGAGAGTGATGGTAGTCGGCGGAGGTCTAACCAGTGCTCATGTCGTCTCCATCGCACTCCAGCAAGGCGCCAGTCATGTGACGTGGGTCATGACAAAGCACCTCCAGGTCCACTGACACAACTAGCACATAAGTCCcgataaaaaaaatactgaaacaCCTGACTTGTTTATTTGTTGAAACAGTTGAAACAATTTGATGTGGGCGATGTGGAGAGCTTGGTGGGTCGTTATTCCCACGTAGAACACGGCATCAAGATGGACGGCCAAGCTTTCCTCAGGCAGTTCTTTAACGAAAGGAGTCTTCACAGGAGGCTGGCAATGATTCGCCAGGCTAGGAAAGGGGGTGCTGTCACCCCGGAGGCTTACATCCAACTAAAgccatttattttgaaaggacAGGTGGATGTGAAGACATACTGCCAGGTAAATTATTATACAGATgcaaggattttttttaattaagtaaaaaacaagcgTTAATATAATATGCAATAGAAAAGAAATGTTTTTGACAGGCCACAAAGGAACTTCCACATGCAGAAAACGTGGAAATAAAAGAATATACGTATATTTTTCAATTATCTGGTTTTAAAAGGAAGCCAACAAACATgtataatgaataaaatatatttttcatagTCCACAAAGCAAACAAGTTTCatgtttaacaaataaaatgtatttttgaaagGCCACAAAGAGAAGAccaaaaaaacactaaaatgtTGTTCTTGTTGAAAGGCCCTAAACAGGCTCTCTTACCTACGGaacaagaaaaaaaggacaaattagCTGTATGAAAATTGTTTTGGAATGGCTACAAACAAGTGGTCAACCCCCctcccaacaaaaaaaaaaagggggggggcatttattatacgtatatgcatatatatatactcaatatacatatatatatttaaaataatgaaCTATTATTGAAAGGCTACTGTATACATGAAAGACTACAAGCAGCATTTCAGATGCATTCGCATCAGTcacatttcccccgatattttagatgataaataatcgatccatacaaagaaagaaaaaaaacatttaaaagggtaaatatttcaaaaagaaaatctcgactactccttaacgtctgcgatttctgctttgcgacctttgttatattgccgtgtttcacccataaaatcccccaaaagtccggctgtggccattcacagctgtgtcttgacactcggtgagacatgctacacataGTTTtcagatcgaaacaaggtaagtatgcgataatatcttgttaaaattatggtgtctttaattatgttctctcatgctctcacctcgagttagggtttgggggattaatttttttattttaaatgccctcgtgttaaaaaattttctttccccagaaaatcgaaattttaagctttccaatgttgcatcacacatgcatatggacgattttaaaacttttcacctgagtgttttccaccttatacaaaccccccccccccttttttttttttttaacccacaaCCTAGTTTTCACACGCTAGTACAATATAAAAGAAAGGTATAGTTGCTTCCTCTTCCCTGGAAAGAAGTTCTGCAAGAAAATCAAGGGCATACTGGTGTCGAAAACGCATTGACATGATTGATGAACAATGAATATTCAGTGGGCCTAAGCATGACTCCTGATGCACTGCACTTTACTGTCTCATGCAATAATGTCCAGAAATTCAAGCGTCTTTCTCCATTCAGGTGAGTGAAGCCAGCTGGTGCTACCGGAATCAGGCCTGGAGGCTGTCCCTCAGCAATGGAGACCATTGGACAGGAGATACCATCTGGTTGGCCACAGGGTGTAAACTTGATGTCAAACAGGATCCTTTGCTTTCTGAAGTGAGGATGGAATTTCCCATACAGGTGAAGCTGACTACATCTGGAATTCAATGCAAATGTCTTCTCAGTCGAGGCACCTTGACTATTATGTGTGGTCCTGAAAAGGTACTGGACGGTTGGCCGTGCATATCAGAGAGCTTACAGTGGGCAGAGGGGTGCCCTCTTTTCTTGATGGGACAGTACACCGCTCTTCAGGTCATCTTTGAGTgaataaaacacaaatgttttcttttttgcatCCAAATGCAATAAGAATTGTTTTTGCTCACCCACAGATTGGACCTCATGCAGTTAACCTAGCAGGCGGACAAGCAGCCAGTATGAGAATTTACAAGCACATCCTGTGCAAACACAATAAGACGGACACGACGGAGCTGAGTGCAGGGAAATCGAAAACGGAAGAATATATTCAGCAAATGCATGGACTTTTATGGCTCTAAAAGGAACATGCAACATTGAATAGCTGCTATTAGATTCGTGATGCCCAATTTTTTTCTCCAAGGGCCACTTTCAGAAAAATCAAAGGATACAAGGGCCAACTTGAAATCCTTCTACTTTCCTGTGTTAAACAGAGAATCTGAATTGGGCAGAAAAGATCGGGATTTTaagatgtatttattttcattaactcataggttgccattgacggcgacaggcgtccaattaattttgactaGAAGGGCTGAAAGCGATCGTTCAATTGCCGCCAGCCCCCAAAtcaaattggatgtctattgccgtcaatggcattgagacATGAACACTCAGTGCCTGCCTTATtagttgaaatggattaaatGTCTATAACTGTCAATGGTAGTGAACGGGTTAAGGGcaaaaagcaacaaaataaaccagagGTATAAGGATATagcaatatttatatttacgCTACTGAAACAGCGGAGCAAAGAGAAAAATATGCAATGCTCAATTTATCACActagattttttaaatataaattcattgatttaaaacaaaataccGAAATTCTACAGTTTCctacattgatttaaaaatttcaaGTTTTAACCATGAGCTAGTAAAAAGGGACTGTTCAAATGtctagctccatctagtgttacAGATAAAAAGTGCAATGGAATGTACTATTGTAGGCTGAATTCAAGCGTCTTTTGCGGACcatattcaatgatattttcataaATTACTCCGGGCCAATACGAACTGGACAGCGGGCCGTAGATTGGATAACATGAATTAACTCGTGTAGGCATTTAATTATCCCAACTCTAATGTCCCTAAATATAGAATTATTATTTTCTGTGGGTGCCATATAGAACTTGTTAATTTGCTAGTCTAGCTCTGTTGTTTCTCTTTGTATTTGCTTGAAACGTGCTTAATTTGAAAggcaatattttcaaatgtaaagttaaATGTTTTGTGTGTCTTTGGTAACAAAAAGCTCTAtcttttgttaaaaataataatgatcatAATAACCTAATTCATTATATTGTATGCTGTATTTTGTTAGTTTATAACAACGTACGCCACTTTAATTTAAAAGTTTGGACCGGAAATCGCTGAGTCACGATGATTAATAGCCACGCCCCCGATTGACTTCCGTGTTTTAGTGCAGAAAATAATACACAACATTCACTTGGATTCACGTTGAAGGTAAACAAAACTTATCATTTCAACATTAAATATTATTTGCTGAACTCCACCAATATTTTAGGCCTGCTAATCAGCATCTGACGTGACGAATTGCTGCATGTTACATGTAACGTATGCAATGGACAAATGAGCAGCGACACTGTttcagaaaataaataagtcGTATTCGTGAATTTATTTCACGTGTTTCCCATTTTGGAATTGCAAAGTGGTGCGAAAGTACAGCACGGCAATGACGTCAGCGAG includes:
- the zgc:113276 gene encoding uncharacterized protein zgc:113276 isoform X1 encodes the protein MVLLDVLIIGGGPHAMTLASMLLYPDPNSVPHISPSSSGMSKLEFEPETQRGQPDNAKRKVTNADDVTGPPIISLQVVDAYGEWACLWRSQFTALNIPHLRSHMLVHTDPVNKNALQEFVSKNNRCSELHSLPDQVFILDENAFFNDTRLGRKERKRLNVTSDLRKSLPFSLPGTKLSVDFFRDQVKRYNLDKVLVKGTVTRITPVTEDEQRSKSRNKRVKYFRVQLEDGIVLKAQQVVMATGPTRAQMANIPQWVTQIEENYPEERLQHTVDLMHSLSRNRENADDVTQVCEAGQRVMVVGGGLTSAHVVSIALQQGASHVTWVMTKHLQLKQFDVGDVESLVGRYSHVEHGIKMDGQAFLRQFFNERSLHRRLAMIRQARKGGAVTPEAYIQLKPFILKGQVDVKTYCQVSEASWCYRNQAWRLSLSNGDHWTGDTIWLATGCKLDVKQDPLLSEVRMEFPIQVLDGWPCISESLQWAEGCPLFLMGQYTALQIGPHAVNLAGGQAASMRIYKHILCKHNKTDTTELSAGKSKTEEYIQQMHGLLWL
- the zgc:113276 gene encoding uncharacterized protein zgc:113276 isoform X2, producing MVLLDVLIIGGGPHAMTLASMLLYPDPNSVPHISPSSSGMSKLEFEPETQRGQPDNAKRKVTNDDVTGPPIISLQVVDAYGEWACLWRSQFTALNIPHLRSHMLVHTDPVNKNALQEFVSKNNRCSELHSLPDQVFILDENAFFNDTRLGRKERKRLNVTSDLRKSLPFSLPGTKLSVDFFRDQVKRYNLDKVLVKGTVTRITPVTEDEQRSKSRNKRVKYFRVQLEDGIVLKAQQVVMATGPTRAQMANIPQWVTQIEENYPEERLQHTVDLMHSLSRNRENADDVTQVCEAGQRVMVVGGGLTSAHVVSIALQQGASHVTWVMTKHLQLKQFDVGDVESLVGRYSHVEHGIKMDGQAFLRQFFNERSLHRRLAMIRQARKGGAVTPEAYIQLKPFILKGQVDVKTYCQVSEASWCYRNQAWRLSLSNGDHWTGDTIWLATGCKLDVKQDPLLSEVRMEFPIQVLDGWPCISESLQWAEGCPLFLMGQYTALQIGPHAVNLAGGQAASMRIYKHILCKHNKTDTTELSAGKSKTEEYIQQMHGLLWL